One genomic region from Saprospiraceae bacterium encodes:
- the mltG gene encoding endolytic transglycosylase MltG: protein MKKKIFWILAGICFAGAGMGYYYYDQLFSPVLFKELKQKELKLKTGSTFEDVLYQLKQNNQLARENGFKWLSQKMGYNDKSVKPGRYILTPGMSNIELVRLLRSGNQTPVKIVIYEGRTPDDIIRKADDHLETDMATLLDTLYSESFLASIQHTRDNAMNIFIPNTYEVYWNISARNFLIKMKQEADKFWTKNNRIYKAKLKGLSTDEVYTMASIVEKETNNKAEKPIIAGVYLNRLKKGMRLQADPTVVFAKKAFSIQRVKLADLEFNSPYNTYLNDGLPPGPISIASIESIDAVLDAADHDYVYFCAKPGAVGQHNFAATLAAHNANARKFHDWMNEQKIK, encoded by the coding sequence ATGAAGAAAAAAATATTTTGGATTCTTGCAGGAATATGCTTTGCTGGAGCTGGCATGGGCTATTATTATTATGATCAACTCTTCTCCCCTGTCCTGTTTAAAGAACTAAAGCAAAAAGAACTCAAATTAAAGACCGGATCTACCTTCGAAGATGTTCTATACCAGTTAAAACAAAATAATCAGCTGGCGAGAGAAAATGGATTTAAATGGTTGTCCCAAAAAATGGGCTACAATGATAAATCAGTAAAGCCCGGCCGGTACATTCTGACCCCGGGAATGAGCAATATAGAGCTTGTGAGGTTATTGCGAAGTGGTAATCAAACTCCGGTCAAAATAGTCATATACGAAGGCAGAACACCGGATGATATCATTCGAAAAGCGGATGACCACCTGGAAACGGATATGGCGACCCTGCTCGACACCTTATACAGTGAATCATTTTTGGCTTCTATCCAGCACACCAGGGACAATGCAATGAATATATTTATTCCGAATACTTATGAAGTCTATTGGAATATTTCGGCCAGAAATTTTTTGATTAAAATGAAACAGGAAGCTGATAAGTTTTGGACTAAAAACAACAGGATCTACAAAGCCAAACTTAAAGGCCTTTCGACGGATGAAGTATATACGATGGCCAGCATCGTAGAGAAAGAAACCAACAATAAAGCTGAGAAACCTATCATTGCAGGGGTCTATCTCAACCGATTAAAAAAAGGCATGCGTCTACAGGCAGATCCGACCGTAGTTTTTGCAAAAAAAGCTTTTTCAATACAAAGAGTAAAACTGGCTGATCTGGAATTCAATTCGCCGTATAACACTTACCTGAATGATGGGCTTCCGCCAGGTCCTATCTCCATCGCCTCCATAGAAAGTATTGACGCCGTCCTGGATGCTGCTGATCATGATTATGTCTACTTCTGTGCCAAACCTGGCGCAGTCGGCCAACACAATTTTGCAGCTACTCTTGCAGCTCACAATGCCAATGCGAGAAAATTTCATGATTGGATGAATGAGCAAAAAATAAAATAA
- a CDS encoding thymidylate synthase — MQAYLDLLQKIINEGSVKNDRTGTGTKSLFGYQMRFDLNAGFPLMTTKKLHIKSIIYELLWFLKGDTNINYLKDHGVKIWDEWADAQGDLGPVYGRQWRSWPAPDGRSIDQISQVVHTIKNNPDSRRMIVSAWNVAELDEMALCPCHCLFQFYVADGKLSCQLYQRSADVFLGVPFNIASYALLTHMIAQVVGLQVGYFVHSFGDVHLYSNHLDQAKEQLARIPRKLPLLKISPSAKDIFNFNFDDFEFIDYSPYATIKAPVAV, encoded by the coding sequence ATGCAGGCATATCTAGACCTTCTTCAAAAAATCATAAACGAGGGTAGTGTAAAAAATGATCGTACCGGGACTGGCACTAAAAGTTTGTTTGGATACCAGATGAGATTCGACCTGAATGCCGGGTTTCCACTCATGACCACTAAAAAACTTCATATTAAATCGATTATTTATGAATTGCTCTGGTTCTTGAAAGGAGACACCAATATTAACTATTTAAAAGATCATGGAGTGAAGATTTGGGATGAATGGGCTGATGCTCAGGGGGATTTAGGTCCGGTCTATGGTAGGCAATGGCGTAGTTGGCCTGCTCCAGATGGCAGATCGATCGATCAGATCTCACAAGTGGTCCATACGATCAAAAACAATCCCGACTCCCGACGGATGATAGTGAGTGCCTGGAATGTGGCTGAATTGGATGAGATGGCTTTGTGTCCCTGTCATTGCCTTTTTCAGTTTTATGTAGCTGATGGTAAATTGTCTTGCCAGCTTTATCAAAGGTCAGCTGATGTTTTTTTAGGCGTGCCTTTTAATATTGCATCTTACGCTTTGCTTACACATATGATTGCGCAAGTGGTTGGATTACAAGTAGGATATTTTGTACATTCTTTTGGTGATGTTCATTTATATTCAAATCACCTGGATCAAGCCAAAGAACAATTGGCTCGCATACCACGTAAACTCCCCTTATTAAAGATCTCTCCATCAGCTAAAGATATTTTTAACTTCAATTTTGACGATTTTGAATTTATAGATTATTCACCATATGCAACTATAAAAGCTCCGGTAGCAGTGTAG
- a CDS encoding M48 family metallopeptidase: MAYYRTNDPRYSNQGYGGRSNFRWGGLIIAALFAGVALCKYYGTSQINEITGEKQHIGNITKEQEMSLGVQSAPSMAQQYGGLYPDERAQAYVKQVGQRIVQQSIVNTSGYQYDFHLLADPQTVNAFALPGGQVFITQALFSRLENEDQLAGVFGHEIGHVIARHGAERMQSEELIQGLTGAAVIAAGDYNSAQGIQMIANMVGMKYGRGQELESDDLGVRFMYEAGYDPRALIDVMRILEEASQGGQRQPEFFSTHPSPENRVQKIKEAIDKYTQGRRLDQGNATAEPAIRLKDPNFKLD; encoded by the coding sequence ATGGCCTATTACCGAACCAATGATCCCCGATATTCCAACCAAGGTTATGGGGGTCGAAGCAATTTTAGGTGGGGCGGCCTCATTATAGCGGCCCTCTTTGCTGGAGTAGCGCTCTGCAAGTATTATGGTACTTCTCAAATCAACGAGATTACTGGAGAGAAACAACATATTGGCAATATCACGAAAGAACAAGAAATGTCTCTTGGGGTTCAAAGTGCTCCTTCTATGGCCCAGCAATACGGTGGTTTATACCCTGATGAAAGAGCTCAAGCTTATGTAAAACAGGTAGGGCAACGGATCGTGCAACAGTCTATCGTCAATACATCCGGTTACCAATACGACTTCCACTTATTGGCAGATCCTCAAACCGTCAATGCATTTGCACTGCCCGGAGGACAAGTTTTTATTACGCAAGCTTTGTTTTCGCGCTTGGAAAATGAAGATCAGTTAGCAGGAGTTTTTGGGCACGAGATAGGTCATGTTATCGCACGACATGGGGCTGAAAGAATGCAAAGTGAAGAACTCATACAAGGACTTACCGGGGCAGCCGTGATAGCAGCCGGCGATTACAATTCTGCTCAGGGTATACAGATGATAGCCAATATGGTAGGAATGAAATATGGCCGAGGTCAGGAATTGGAGTCTGATGATCTTGGAGTCAGATTTATGTATGAAGCTGGATATGATCCGAGAGCTTTGATCGATGTCATGCGCATATTGGAAGAAGCATCCCAGGGAGGACAACGACAACCAGAGTTTTTTAGCACACACCCTAGTCCTGAAAATAGAGTCCAAAAAATTAAAGAAGCCATCGATAAATACACACAAGGAAGAAGATTGGATCAGGGCAATGCTACCGCAGAGCCCGCCATTAGACTTAAAGACCCCAATTTTAAATTAGATTGA
- a CDS encoding 2Fe-2S iron-sulfur cluster binding domain-containing protein, with protein sequence MFYQAVIESIEQMTSDSVNIRLSVAPELNPGFKYLAGQYLVIRIPSHDPTEHRSYSLSEAPSENILQIGVKRLEGGNISTYLCTQAKKGDVVELMAPQGTFLIPPSSNIKNMVAFAAGSGITPIIAMIKTVLSSDQDAVITLFYGNKDAESTMYRQDLANLTNLYVSRFECINIYSQQRTGLADLEGRISPEKVSRWSQYLFSLNNTDLYLICGPGSMVSDLEKHLIATGIEKSKILTELFTSPVEDNPAIDIQANVLNSDFLIKVKFEKKLFEISAHSNDSVILDLGIKSGLDLPYSCKSGVCSTCQAKLISGEVRMDNNYVLSDSELKQGFILTCQSHALTPIVEVDYDMK encoded by the coding sequence ATGTTTTACCAGGCTGTAATTGAATCGATAGAACAAATGACTTCTGATTCGGTCAATATCCGACTGTCAGTGGCACCAGAGTTGAATCCTGGTTTTAAGTACCTTGCAGGGCAATATCTGGTGATTAGAATTCCGTCGCACGATCCGACAGAGCACAGATCATATTCTTTAAGTGAAGCTCCTTCGGAAAACATCCTTCAGATCGGTGTTAAAAGACTTGAAGGAGGTAATATATCTACCTATCTGTGTACGCAAGCCAAAAAAGGTGATGTGGTAGAGCTCATGGCACCGCAGGGAACATTTTTAATTCCGCCATCAAGCAATATAAAAAACATGGTTGCATTTGCGGCTGGTAGTGGTATTACGCCCATTATAGCTATGATCAAGACGGTGCTTTCTTCAGATCAGGATGCTGTGATCACTTTATTTTATGGAAACAAGGATGCAGAAAGCACAATGTATAGGCAGGATCTGGCCAATCTTACAAATCTATACGTAAGCCGGTTTGAATGCATAAATATTTATAGTCAACAAAGGACAGGGCTGGCAGACTTGGAAGGTCGCATTTCGCCTGAAAAAGTTAGTCGATGGAGTCAATACTTGTTTTCCTTAAACAATACTGATCTCTATCTCATTTGTGGACCGGGATCTATGGTTTCAGATCTTGAAAAACACCTGATTGCAACAGGCATAGAAAAATCTAAAATCCTGACCGAGCTTTTTACCAGCCCGGTTGAAGATAATCCTGCTATTGATATTCAAGCAAATGTTCTAAATTCTGACTTTTTAATAAAAGTCAAATTTGAAAAAAAATTGTTTGAGATTAGTGCCCATTCCAATGACAGTGTAATTTTGGATTTAGGTATTAAATCGGGATTGGACTTGCCTTATTCATGTAAAAGTGGTGTTTGTAGCACCTGCCAGGCAAAGCTGATTTCCGGTGAAGTCCGCATGGACAATAACTACGTACTATCTGACAGCGAATTAAAGCAAGGATTTATCCTTACCTGCCAGTCACATGCGCTGACACCAATAGTGGAAGTAGATTATGACATGAAGTAA
- the rpsT gene encoding 30S ribosomal protein S20: MANIKGSKKRAELAEGRRTANRFNKKTARTAISRLRSLTDKKDAETFLKKVNSLIDRLAKKNTWHKNKASNLKSNLTKHVNGLK; the protein is encoded by the coding sequence ATGGCAAATATTAAAGGATCTAAAAAAAGAGCAGAGTTGGCAGAAGGTCGTCGCACTGCAAACCGTTTTAATAAAAAGACTGCTAGGACAGCAATCTCCAGACTAAGGTCACTGACTGATAAAAAAGATGCTGAGACTTTTTTGAAAAAAGTAAACAGTCTTATCGATAGGTTGGCTAAAAAAAACACCTGGCATAAAAATAAAGCATCCAATCTTAAAAGCAATTTGACCAAACATGTTAATGGCTTAAAGTAA
- a CDS encoding 6-bladed beta-propeller — protein sequence MNRKEFLSTSIKAVAVMPLFNILNSAPKLGEEILGHGKFKYRAHRAWGNLDPASVPVKNCHEMVMDAKGRLIMITDEVKNNILVYDQSGKLLDTWGHTYPGGHGLTLWNANGEEFLFICDPNLHQVFKTDLKGNQLLMIDHPSTIGEYKQEDPFNPTETAIGPNGDIYVADGYGSQYVLQYDSHGRFIRKFGGKGNEDDQFSTAHGVTVDYRHGHPSLIITSRGHNSFKRFSLDGKYISTIFLPGAYVCRPVIHGDHLYAGVCWSRLRYLDQTPNSGFVTILDKNDKVVSNPGGTKPTYIKGQLQLMLQTNSSFMHCHDVCIDQDENIYVCQWNANKTYPIKLERV from the coding sequence ATGAACAGAAAAGAATTTCTATCAACCTCTATAAAAGCAGTTGCTGTTATGCCACTATTCAATATATTAAACAGTGCCCCTAAACTCGGTGAAGAGATTTTGGGTCATGGAAAATTTAAATATAGAGCACATCGTGCCTGGGGCAATCTGGATCCGGCCTCCGTACCAGTAAAAAATTGCCATGAGATGGTGATGGATGCCAAAGGCCGCCTGATCATGATTACAGATGAAGTAAAGAACAATATCCTGGTGTACGATCAGTCAGGTAAATTATTAGATACCTGGGGGCACACTTATCCTGGCGGGCATGGATTGACCTTATGGAATGCCAATGGGGAAGAGTTTTTGTTCATCTGTGATCCAAATTTGCATCAGGTATTCAAAACTGACCTTAAAGGAAATCAATTACTGATGATCGATCATCCCTCTACTATTGGTGAGTATAAGCAGGAAGATCCATTTAATCCTACTGAAACCGCTATAGGTCCTAATGGAGACATCTATGTAGCAGATGGGTATGGCTCACAATATGTTTTGCAGTACGACAGTCATGGCAGATTTATTCGCAAATTTGGAGGCAAAGGCAATGAAGATGATCAATTTAGTACTGCTCATGGAGTCACCGTTGATTATCGACATGGCCACCCAAGTTTGATCATCACCTCCAGAGGGCACAATTCTTTCAAAAGATTTTCTTTAGATGGCAAGTATATATCAACTATCTTTTTGCCAGGAGCTTATGTCTGCAGACCTGTGATACACGGTGATCATTTGTATGCAGGTGTATGTTGGTCTCGATTAAGGTATTTGGATCAGACACCCAACTCTGGCTTTGTCACCATTCTGGATAAAAACGATAAAGTGGTCTCTAATCCCGGAGGCACCAAGCCCACTTATATCAAAGGCCAGTTGCAACTCATGTTACAAACCAATAGCAGCTTTATGCACTGTCATGATGTCTGTATCGATCAGGATGAGAATATATATGTATGCCAATGGAATGCCAATAAAACTTATCCAATCAAACTGGAGCGGGTTTAG
- the panB gene encoding 3-methyl-2-oxobutanoate hydroxymethyltransferase, protein MSVHKEIKRITTQVLLEMKARKEKIAMLTAYDYSMAKIFDAAGMDILLVGDSASNVMAGHETTLPITLDQMIYHASSVIRGVKRSFVVVDLPFGTYQGNSRLALESAIRIMKESGAHGVKLEGGQEIEESIKRILSAGIPVMGHLGLTPQSIYKFGTYTVRAKDEEEANKLKSDAKLLETIGCFGLVLEKIPAALAQEVSANISIPTIGIGAGHDTDGQVLVSHDMLGINKGFSPRFLRRYADLYETVLGATQQYIADVKAVSFPNDQEQY, encoded by the coding sequence ATGTCGGTACACAAAGAAATTAAAAGGATTACTACCCAGGTATTGCTGGAAATGAAGGCCAGAAAAGAAAAAATTGCCATGTTGACTGCTTATGATTATTCTATGGCGAAAATCTTTGATGCTGCAGGGATGGATATATTATTAGTAGGTGACTCTGCTTCGAATGTAATGGCTGGTCATGAGACCACTCTTCCAATCACGCTCGATCAAATGATTTATCATGCGTCATCCGTAATCCGGGGAGTCAAAAGGTCCTTTGTAGTAGTCGACTTACCTTTTGGCACTTATCAAGGCAACTCAAGGCTGGCCTTAGAAAGCGCCATTAGAATCATGAAAGAATCTGGTGCTCATGGTGTCAAGCTGGAAGGGGGGCAGGAAATAGAAGAAAGTATAAAGAGAATCCTAAGCGCCGGGATACCCGTCATGGGACATCTTGGGTTGACTCCCCAGTCGATATACAAATTTGGGACCTATACCGTACGAGCTAAGGATGAAGAGGAAGCAAATAAATTAAAATCCGATGCAAAGTTACTCGAGACGATAGGTTGCTTTGGATTGGTGCTGGAAAAAATACCCGCAGCATTGGCTCAGGAAGTCAGTGCAAACATTTCCATTCCGACGATTGGCATTGGCGCAGGTCATGATACGGATGGTCAAGTGTTGGTATCGCATGATATGTTGGGTATTAATAAAGGGTTCTCCCCTCGTTTTCTTCGCAGATATGCTGACCTCTATGAAACCGTGCTGGGTGCAACACAACAGTATATCGCTGATGTCAAGGCAGTGAGCTTCCCCAATGACCAGGAACAATACTGA
- a CDS encoding 2-oxoglutarate dehydrogenase E1 component, whose protein sequence is MKDFSAIYNANPDYIDSMYKQYQADAKGLDEGWKAFFKGFDFADRSGNGQTTASASAEGIDKEFKVMALLHGYRDRGHLLSDTNPIRKRRDRKPHLELEDYGLTASDLTRTFQATQEIGLPGGTLQQAIERMQTIYCGHIGFEYNHINNKEKRMWLRDRIERRALKEDYDLDLSEKQRILEKLNEAVIFEEFLHKKYVGQKRFSLEGGETTIPAIDTMIEVGAEQGVEEVIIGMAHRGRLNVLANVVGKTYEQIFNEFEGTAVPDMSFGSGDVKYHQGYSSQVETKLGKKVHLKLAPNPSHLEAVNPVVMGLARAKADVLYQSDYDKILSILIHGDAAIAGQGMVYEIAQMSQLRGYYVGGTIHFVINNQIGFTTDFDDARSSTYSTSIATTIQAPIFHVNGDDPEAVRFVAELATDYRQEFNTDVYIDMVCYRKHGHNESDEPKFTQPEMYNIITGHPNPREIYIKLLISRGEVQKDLAEEMEKQFWGVLQDRLDLVKQKSLPHVYQEPDLAWKALKKTNNPDDFEISPPTGISQATADELLKHLLTLPDHFNVLNQIKRLFKSYGDLTNLGKIDWALAELMAYASLLQEGKNVRLSGQDVKRGTFSHRHAVIYDAETNIEYARLAQVPNASGRFFIYNSLLSEFGVLGFEYGYSSASPDHLVIWEAQFGDFYNGAQTMVDQFIASAESKWQRMSGLVLLLPHGYDGQGPEHSNARPERFLQVSADCNWYICNITTPANFFHALRRQLYLPFRKPLIIMSPKSLLRDNLCISDITALTGDHRFQETIDDTLPIRKVKKALFCTGQIYYELLRRRTEYKREDIALIRIEQLYPFAVTQMNNLLEKYKKAKLIWVQEEPQNMGAWTHINNHYPNTFEVVSRPASASVATGYKKVHDAQVISILQRCFE, encoded by the coding sequence ATGAAAGATTTTTCCGCAATATATAATGCCAACCCTGATTATATAGATTCTATGTACAAACAATACCAAGCTGACGCAAAGGGCCTGGATGAGGGTTGGAAGGCATTCTTTAAGGGTTTTGATTTCGCAGACAGGTCTGGAAATGGACAAACAACTGCTTCGGCAAGTGCTGAAGGAATAGATAAAGAGTTTAAAGTAATGGCTTTACTCCATGGATATCGGGACAGAGGACACCTGCTTTCAGATACCAATCCTATCAGAAAAAGGAGAGATCGAAAGCCACATCTTGAACTCGAAGACTATGGCCTTACAGCATCTGATCTAACCAGAACTTTTCAGGCGACACAAGAAATCGGATTGCCAGGTGGCACGCTACAACAAGCCATAGAGCGCATGCAAACCATTTATTGTGGGCATATCGGATTTGAATACAATCATATCAATAATAAGGAAAAAAGAATGTGGTTGCGCGATCGCATCGAAAGAAGAGCCTTAAAAGAAGATTATGACCTGGATCTATCGGAAAAGCAAAGGATATTGGAAAAATTAAATGAAGCAGTCATTTTTGAAGAGTTCCTGCATAAAAAATATGTTGGTCAAAAGCGATTTTCACTTGAAGGTGGAGAGACCACTATTCCTGCCATCGATACCATGATTGAAGTTGGAGCAGAGCAGGGAGTAGAAGAAGTAATCATTGGAATGGCTCATCGCGGCAGATTAAATGTTTTGGCCAACGTAGTTGGAAAGACTTATGAACAGATTTTTAATGAGTTTGAGGGGACAGCAGTCCCGGACATGAGTTTTGGATCAGGAGATGTCAAATATCATCAGGGGTATTCAAGCCAGGTGGAAACGAAACTTGGGAAAAAAGTACATTTAAAGCTCGCTCCCAATCCTTCACATCTGGAAGCTGTCAATCCAGTAGTGATGGGCCTGGCAAGAGCCAAGGCAGATGTGCTGTATCAAAGCGATTATGATAAAATATTGTCCATTTTGATCCACGGAGATGCTGCTATCGCAGGACAAGGTATGGTATATGAAATTGCTCAAATGAGTCAACTCCGAGGATATTATGTAGGTGGCACGATCCATTTCGTCATCAATAATCAAATAGGTTTTACCACTGATTTTGACGATGCCCGATCGTCCACGTACAGCACCAGTATCGCTACGACTATACAGGCACCGATCTTTCATGTCAATGGAGATGATCCTGAAGCAGTGAGGTTTGTCGCTGAGTTGGCTACAGATTATCGCCAGGAATTCAATACGGATGTATATATAGATATGGTGTGTTATCGCAAACATGGGCATAATGAGTCAGACGAACCAAAGTTTACGCAACCTGAAATGTATAACATCATCACTGGTCACCCTAACCCAAGGGAAATTTATATCAAACTTTTAATATCAAGAGGCGAAGTTCAAAAGGACCTCGCTGAAGAGATGGAAAAACAATTTTGGGGCGTGTTGCAGGATCGGTTGGATTTGGTAAAACAAAAGTCTTTACCGCATGTATACCAGGAACCAGACCTGGCCTGGAAAGCTCTCAAAAAAACCAACAATCCTGATGATTTTGAAATCTCTCCTCCTACCGGTATCTCTCAAGCTACGGCGGATGAATTATTAAAGCATTTATTGACCCTCCCTGATCATTTCAATGTATTAAATCAAATCAAAAGATTATTTAAGTCTTATGGAGATCTTACCAATCTTGGTAAAATTGATTGGGCCCTGGCGGAATTGATGGCTTATGCTTCCTTGTTACAGGAAGGCAAAAATGTACGACTGAGTGGTCAAGATGTCAAAAGGGGCACCTTCTCGCATCGTCATGCAGTGATCTATGATGCTGAGACCAATATTGAATATGCTCGTTTGGCACAAGTGCCGAATGCTTCCGGTAGATTTTTTATCTACAATAGCTTGTTGTCAGAATTTGGGGTCCTGGGGTTTGAGTATGGATATTCCTCAGCGTCTCCAGACCATTTGGTCATTTGGGAGGCTCAGTTTGGAGATTTTTATAATGGAGCACAGACGATGGTAGATCAATTTATCGCATCAGCTGAATCTAAATGGCAACGTATGAGTGGCCTTGTACTCTTACTTCCACATGGCTATGATGGGCAAGGACCAGAACATTCCAATGCCAGGCCTGAGCGATTTTTGCAGGTATCTGCTGATTGTAATTGGTATATCTGCAACATCACCACGCCAGCCAATTTTTTTCATGCACTTAGACGACAACTTTATTTGCCATTTAGAAAACCGCTCATCATTATGTCTCCAAAATCTTTATTGCGGGATAACCTTTGTATATCGGACATAACAGCATTGACTGGAGATCATCGATTTCAGGAAACCATAGATGACACTTTACCCATCAGGAAAGTCAAAAAAGCGTTATTCTGTACTGGTCAGATCTATTATGAATTATTAAGAAGACGCACCGAATATAAGCGGGAAGATATAGCCCTGATCCGAATAGAACAGCTCTACCCTTTTGCTGTCACCCAGATGAATAATTTGCTGGAAAAGTATAAAAAAGCCAAACTCATTTGGGTTCAGGAAGAACCGCAAAATATGGGGGCCTGGACCCATATCAATAACCATTACCCTAATACATTTGAAGTCGTATCAAGACCTGCATCAGCTTCAGTAGCGACTGGATATAAAAAAGTCCATGATGCGCAGGTGATCAGTATTTTACAAAGATGTTTTGAATAA
- a CDS encoding 2-isopropylmalate synthase, with protein sequence MAERIQIFDTSLRDGEQVPGCKLNTAQKLELAEALENLGVDVIEAGFPISSPGDFQSVFQISQLIKNATVCGLSRSVEKDIISAAEALKPAKHPRIHTGIGTSDMHIKYKFNSTQDKIIERAVAAVSLAKKYVQDVEFYAEDAGRTENEFLAKVCTAVVKAGATVLNIPDTTGYCLPEEYGTKIQYLKEHVVGIDKAILSSHCHNDLGLATANSIAAIQHGARQIECTINGIGERAGNTSMEEVVMIIKQKKYLGFETGIKTELLTQMSQLIIDRMGIPVQPNKAIVGANAFAHSSGIHQDGVIKHRENYEIIDPAEVGVNTSSIILTARSGRAALAYRYRHLDIELGKEQLDLLYQAFLKLADDKKEVNSDDLLKLYDEHLKKKFVVMV encoded by the coding sequence ATGGCCGAACGAATACAAATATTTGATACCTCATTGAGAGATGGTGAGCAAGTGCCTGGCTGCAAGCTCAATACCGCTCAAAAGCTTGAGTTGGCGGAAGCCCTTGAAAACCTGGGAGTCGATGTGATAGAAGCAGGATTCCCAATTTCTAGTCCTGGTGATTTTCAAAGTGTTTTTCAGATCTCCCAACTGATCAAAAATGCCACTGTCTGTGGTCTATCAAGAAGTGTCGAAAAAGATATTATTTCTGCAGCGGAAGCACTCAAACCTGCTAAACACCCACGCATACATACTGGAATTGGCACTTCGGACATGCATATCAAGTACAAGTTTAATAGCACGCAGGACAAGATCATAGAGCGTGCTGTGGCCGCTGTGAGCCTGGCTAAGAAATATGTACAGGATGTGGAGTTTTATGCAGAAGATGCAGGGAGAACAGAAAATGAATTCTTAGCTAAAGTGTGCACGGCTGTCGTAAAAGCAGGTGCAACAGTACTCAATATCCCAGACACTACCGGTTATTGCCTTCCTGAAGAATACGGGACCAAAATTCAATATTTAAAAGAACATGTAGTCGGCATCGACAAAGCCATACTTTCCTCGCATTGTCACAATGATTTAGGACTTGCTACTGCCAATTCTATCGCAGCTATTCAACATGGAGCTAGACAAATAGAATGTACAATCAATGGGATCGGAGAGCGTGCCGGCAATACTTCGATGGAGGAAGTCGTGATGATCATCAAACAAAAGAAATATTTAGGTTTCGAGACTGGGATCAAAACCGAATTGCTCACCCAGATGAGTCAGCTAATCATAGACAGGATGGGAATACCGGTTCAACCCAATAAAGCCATAGTAGGGGCCAACGCTTTTGCTCATTCGTCTGGCATACATCAGGATGGTGTGATCAAGCACCGGGAAAATTATGAAATCATAGATCCAGCTGAAGTCGGCGTCAATACTTCTTCTATTATCCTAACTGCCCGCAGCGGCCGCGCTGCACTCGCCTATCGATACCGACACCTGGATATTGAACTAGGCAAAGAGCAACTCGATTTATTATACCAGGCTTTTCTAAAACTGGCTGATGATAAAAAAGAGGTAAACAGCGATGACTTGTTAAAGCTGTATGACGAGCATCTTAAAAAGAAATTTGTGGTAATGGTGTAA
- a CDS encoding isoprenylcysteine carboxylmethyltransferase family protein gives MILFLVYAISPFDSFNIHLPIWLIYLSLVISILGLIFVCMALIQLKTNLTPWPTPKSDAYLVQNGTYQLARHPIYAGLILCLVAYAMYEQSMIKLAISGALILLFYSKSKYEESLLLIKYPEYNDYKQKVGRFWPKIF, from the coding sequence ATGATTCTATTTCTGGTTTATGCCATATCACCATTTGACTCTTTTAATATACATTTGCCTATCTGGTTAATATATTTATCACTGGTTATCAGCATATTAGGTCTAATATTTGTTTGCATGGCTTTGATTCAACTCAAAACCAATCTCACGCCATGGCCTACCCCTAAATCAGATGCTTACCTGGTGCAGAATGGCACATATCAACTAGCAAGGCATCCTATTTATGCAGGCTTGATACTTTGCCTTGTGGCATACGCTATGTATGAACAAAGCATGATCAAATTGGCCATTTCGGGTGCTTTGATCCTCTTATTTTATTCTAAATCAAAGTATGAAGAGTCCCTGCTACTCATTAAGTATCCGGAGTATAATGATTATAAACAAAAAGTAGGTAGATTCTGGCCGAAAATATTCTAA